From the Malus domestica chromosome 17, GDT2T_hap1 genome, one window contains:
- the LOC103405399 gene encoding transcription termination factor MTEF1, chloroplastic-like isoform X3 has translation MLPGIYQQRRFRGLLRSDGGLIGKNARRMMMHLSIPIDEDLQQTLSFFEKIAARRGGLDMLGSGDAAFRCLIESFPRLLLLSLDPHVRPFVEYLENIGVPRECMRNIFLLFPPVIFCNIKVIKTRVLAFKEVGVEEKDVGKMLIKYPWIISTSIQENFKKVSSFFESEKVPKMSVGRAIRSWPHILGCSTSMLTLMVEEIGELGIRNKKLGQVISKSPQLLIRKPQEFLQVVSFVEDLGFDKETVGSILGRCPEIFAASIAKTLNRKLEFLASIGVSKPHLPRIIKKYPELLVADTDRTLLPRMNYLMKKGLSRRDIAFMVRKFSPLLGYSIEEVLSPKLEFLINTMEKPVTDLVGYPRYFSYSLEKRIKPRYWVLKGRNIECSLREMLAKNDEEFAEVYMGVGSMLVPPPP, from the exons ATGTTGCCAGGCATTTATCAGCAGAGACGCTTCCGGGGCTTATTGAGAAG TGATGGGGGGCTCATTGGGAAAAATGCTCGTCGTATGATGATGCACTTGTCAATTCCCATTGATGAAGACTTGCAACAAACCCTTTCCTTTTTTGAAAAG ATTGCAGCAAGGCGTGGAGGTCTGGATATGTTGGGCTCTGGAGATGCTGCTTTCCGTTGCTTAATTGAATCATTTCCACGTCTTCTTTTATTGTCCTTGGACCCTCACGTGAGACCTTTTGTGGAATATCTTGAAAATATTGGAGTTCCTAGAGAATGCATGAGAAACATATTTCTGTTATTTCCACCTGTTATTTTTTGCAACATTAAAGTCATCAAAACGAGAGTGCTTGCTTTTAAAGAG GTTGGTGTGGAAGAGAAAGATGTTGGTAAAATGTTGATTAAATATCCGTGGATTATATCTACGAGCATTCAAGAGAACTTCAAGaaggtttcttctttctttgagtCGGAGAAG GTACCAAAAATGAGTGTTGGTCGTGCAATTAGAAGCTGGCCTCATATTTTGGGTTGCTCAACCAGCATGCTAACATTGATGGTTGAAGAGATAGGTGAATTGGGTATTAGAAACAAGAAGTTGGGTCAGGTCATCTCCAAGAGTCCTCAGCTATTGATACGGAAACCTCAAGAATTTCTTCAG GTAGTTTCGTTTGTGGAAGATCTAGGATTTGATAAAGAAACAGTTGGGAGCATACTGGGCCGCTGTCCTGAAATATTCGCTGCCAGCATTGCCAAAACTCTCAATAGGAAGCTTGAATTTCTTGCTAGTATCGGTGTTTCCAAACCCCACCTTCCTCGGATTATCAAAAAGTACCCAGAGCTTCTTGTCGCTGACACTGATAGAACTCTACTTCCTCG GATGAattatttgatgaagaaaggGCTGTCGCGGAGGGATATTGCATTCATGGTCCGCAAATTTTCACCTTTACTCGGGTATAGCATTGAAGAGGTTTTGAGTCCGAAGCTTGAATTCCTGATAAACACAATGGAGAAACCGGTGACGGATTTGGTAGGGTATCCAAGGTACTTCAGTTATTCATTGGAAAAGAGGATAAAACCAAGATACTGGGTGCTGAAGGGAAGAAATATTGAGTGTAGCTTAAGAGAAATGTTGGCTAAAAACGATGAAGAATTTGCTGAAGTGTATATGGGTGTTGGTAGCATGCTTGTTCCTCCTCCCCCCTAG
- the LOC103405399 gene encoding transcription termination factor MTERF4, chloroplastic-like isoform X1, which produces MYGCLIPPTMSSSSKFLSMPTTFTITFRLSSSPNIPAIPSPLLPNPSNPTLTLSLYLNHKPRIQFLQKPSKTHQNLHRPLFSSPPNSPTPPPDHQPEQIITAQEALLELLQEFGASEAEATVVLSNSPRYLRMLVDGVVELDELGTWGEWEKEGRELGGFKEKVRLMAKEKGDNGKVAFLEGAVGLSLSSAMNVARHLSAETLPGLIEKVNYVKKIFFSDSSDGGLIGKNARRMMMHLSIPIDEDLQQTLSFFEKIAARRGGLDMLGSGDAAFRCLIESFPRLLLLSLDPHVRPFVEYLENIGVPRECMRNIFLLFPPVIFCNIKVIKTRVLAFKEVGVEEKDVGKMLIKYPWIISTSIQENFKKVSSFFESEKVPKMSVGRAIRSWPHILGCSTSMLTLMVEEIGELGIRNKKLGQVISKSPQLLIRKPQEFLQVVSFVEDLGFDKETVGSILGRCPEIFAASIAKTLNRKLEFLASIGVSKPHLPRIIKKYPELLVADTDRTLLPRMNYLMKKGLSRRDIAFMVRKFSPLLGYSIEEVLSPKLEFLINTMEKPVTDLVGYPRYFSYSLEKRIKPRYWVLKGRNIECSLREMLAKNDEEFAEVYMGVGSMLVPPPP; this is translated from the exons ATGTATGGATGCTTAATTCCTCCGACCATGTCCTCCTCATCCAAATTCCTCTCGATGCCCACAACCTTCACCATAACTTTCAGACTATCCTCGTCACCAAACATCCCCGCAATCCCATCACCCCTTCTCCCCAACCCCTCAAATCCCACTCTCACTCTCAGTCTCTACCTCAACCACAAACCCAGGATCCAATTTTTACAGAAACCCTCCAAAACCCACCAAAATCTCCACCGCCCCCTGTTTTCCTCGCCACCCAACAGCCCTACGCCACCGCCGGACCACCAGCCGGAGCAGATAATAACTGCGCAAGAAGCCCTTTTGGagcttcttcaagaatttgGAGCTTCTGAGGCGGAAGCTACCGTTGTTTTGTCGAATTCGCCGAGGTATTTGCGGATGTTGGTTGATGGGGTTGTAGAGTTGGATGAGCTGGGAACGTGGGGAGAGTGGGagaaggaggggagagaattgGGTGGGTTTAAAGAGAAGGTGAGGTTAATGGCTAAGGAGAAAGGTGACAATGGAAAGGTTGCGTTTTTGGAGGGTGCGGTTGGGTTGAGTCTGTCTTCGGCTATGAATGTTGCCAGGCATTTATCAGCAGAGACGCTTCCGGGGCTTATTGAGAAG GTTAACTATGTGAAGAAAATATTCTTTTCTGACAGTAGTGATGGGGGGCTCATTGGGAAAAATGCTCGTCGTATGATGATGCACTTGTCAATTCCCATTGATGAAGACTTGCAACAAACCCTTTCCTTTTTTGAAAAG ATTGCAGCAAGGCGTGGAGGTCTGGATATGTTGGGCTCTGGAGATGCTGCTTTCCGTTGCTTAATTGAATCATTTCCACGTCTTCTTTTATTGTCCTTGGACCCTCACGTGAGACCTTTTGTGGAATATCTTGAAAATATTGGAGTTCCTAGAGAATGCATGAGAAACATATTTCTGTTATTTCCACCTGTTATTTTTTGCAACATTAAAGTCATCAAAACGAGAGTGCTTGCTTTTAAAGAG GTTGGTGTGGAAGAGAAAGATGTTGGTAAAATGTTGATTAAATATCCGTGGATTATATCTACGAGCATTCAAGAGAACTTCAAGaaggtttcttctttctttgagtCGGAGAAG GTACCAAAAATGAGTGTTGGTCGTGCAATTAGAAGCTGGCCTCATATTTTGGGTTGCTCAACCAGCATGCTAACATTGATGGTTGAAGAGATAGGTGAATTGGGTATTAGAAACAAGAAGTTGGGTCAGGTCATCTCCAAGAGTCCTCAGCTATTGATACGGAAACCTCAAGAATTTCTTCAG GTAGTTTCGTTTGTGGAAGATCTAGGATTTGATAAAGAAACAGTTGGGAGCATACTGGGCCGCTGTCCTGAAATATTCGCTGCCAGCATTGCCAAAACTCTCAATAGGAAGCTTGAATTTCTTGCTAGTATCGGTGTTTCCAAACCCCACCTTCCTCGGATTATCAAAAAGTACCCAGAGCTTCTTGTCGCTGACACTGATAGAACTCTACTTCCTCG GATGAattatttgatgaagaaaggGCTGTCGCGGAGGGATATTGCATTCATGGTCCGCAAATTTTCACCTTTACTCGGGTATAGCATTGAAGAGGTTTTGAGTCCGAAGCTTGAATTCCTGATAAACACAATGGAGAAACCGGTGACGGATTTGGTAGGGTATCCAAGGTACTTCAGTTATTCATTGGAAAAGAGGATAAAACCAAGATACTGGGTGCTGAAGGGAAGAAATATTGAGTGTAGCTTAAGAGAAATGTTGGCTAAAAACGATGAAGAATTTGCTGAAGTGTATATGGGTGTTGGTAGCATGCTTGTTCCTCCTCCCCCCTAG
- the LOC103405399 gene encoding transcription termination factor MTEF1, chloroplastic-like isoform X2: protein MLPGIYQQRRFRGLLRSSDGGLIGKNARRMMMHLSIPIDEDLQQTLSFFEKIAARRGGLDMLGSGDAAFRCLIESFPRLLLLSLDPHVRPFVEYLENIGVPRECMRNIFLLFPPVIFCNIKVIKTRVLAFKEVGVEEKDVGKMLIKYPWIISTSIQENFKKVSSFFESEKVPKMSVGRAIRSWPHILGCSTSMLTLMVEEIGELGIRNKKLGQVISKSPQLLIRKPQEFLQVVSFVEDLGFDKETVGSILGRCPEIFAASIAKTLNRKLEFLASIGVSKPHLPRIIKKYPELLVADTDRTLLPRMNYLMKKGLSRRDIAFMVRKFSPLLGYSIEEVLSPKLEFLINTMEKPVTDLVGYPRYFSYSLEKRIKPRYWVLKGRNIECSLREMLAKNDEEFAEVYMGVGSMLVPPPP, encoded by the exons ATGTTGCCAGGCATTTATCAGCAGAGACGCTTCCGGGGCTTATTGAGAAG TAGTGATGGGGGGCTCATTGGGAAAAATGCTCGTCGTATGATGATGCACTTGTCAATTCCCATTGATGAAGACTTGCAACAAACCCTTTCCTTTTTTGAAAAG ATTGCAGCAAGGCGTGGAGGTCTGGATATGTTGGGCTCTGGAGATGCTGCTTTCCGTTGCTTAATTGAATCATTTCCACGTCTTCTTTTATTGTCCTTGGACCCTCACGTGAGACCTTTTGTGGAATATCTTGAAAATATTGGAGTTCCTAGAGAATGCATGAGAAACATATTTCTGTTATTTCCACCTGTTATTTTTTGCAACATTAAAGTCATCAAAACGAGAGTGCTTGCTTTTAAAGAG GTTGGTGTGGAAGAGAAAGATGTTGGTAAAATGTTGATTAAATATCCGTGGATTATATCTACGAGCATTCAAGAGAACTTCAAGaaggtttcttctttctttgagtCGGAGAAG GTACCAAAAATGAGTGTTGGTCGTGCAATTAGAAGCTGGCCTCATATTTTGGGTTGCTCAACCAGCATGCTAACATTGATGGTTGAAGAGATAGGTGAATTGGGTATTAGAAACAAGAAGTTGGGTCAGGTCATCTCCAAGAGTCCTCAGCTATTGATACGGAAACCTCAAGAATTTCTTCAG GTAGTTTCGTTTGTGGAAGATCTAGGATTTGATAAAGAAACAGTTGGGAGCATACTGGGCCGCTGTCCTGAAATATTCGCTGCCAGCATTGCCAAAACTCTCAATAGGAAGCTTGAATTTCTTGCTAGTATCGGTGTTTCCAAACCCCACCTTCCTCGGATTATCAAAAAGTACCCAGAGCTTCTTGTCGCTGACACTGATAGAACTCTACTTCCTCG GATGAattatttgatgaagaaaggGCTGTCGCGGAGGGATATTGCATTCATGGTCCGCAAATTTTCACCTTTACTCGGGTATAGCATTGAAGAGGTTTTGAGTCCGAAGCTTGAATTCCTGATAAACACAATGGAGAAACCGGTGACGGATTTGGTAGGGTATCCAAGGTACTTCAGTTATTCATTGGAAAAGAGGATAAAACCAAGATACTGGGTGCTGAAGGGAAGAAATATTGAGTGTAGCTTAAGAGAAATGTTGGCTAAAAACGATGAAGAATTTGCTGAAGTGTATATGGGTGTTGGTAGCATGCTTGTTCCTCCTCCCCCCTAG